A window of the Apodemus sylvaticus chromosome 15, mApoSyl1.1, whole genome shotgun sequence genome harbors these coding sequences:
- the LOC127665533 gene encoding olfactory receptor 5K3-like, with the protein MTQDNYSLTTEFILIGFSDYPDLKILLFLVFFTIYLVTMVGNLGLVALIYMEPRLHTPMYIFLGNLALMDSCCSCAITPKMLENFFSVDRRISLYECMAQFYALCLAETTDCFLLAAMAYDRYVAICNPLQYHSMMSKKLCLQMTTGAYIAGHIHSMIHIVFLFRLTFCRSHTIKHFFCDVIPLYRLSCVDPYINELMILIFSGSVQTFSIIIVLISYFCILYTIFTMKSREGRSKALSTCASHFLSVSIFYGSLLYTYIRPSSINEGDEDIPVAIFYTLVIPLLNPFIYSLRNKEVINVIKKNMKRG; encoded by the coding sequence ATGACCCAGGACAACTACTCCTTGACAACAGAGTTCATCCTCATAGGATTCTCAGATTACCCAGACCTGAAGATACTTCTGTTCCTGGTGTTCTTTACTATCTATCTGGtcaccatggtggggaatcttggGCTGGTAGCCTTGATCTACATGGAGCCTCgtctccacacacccatgtacatcTTTCTGGGCAACCTGGCTCTGATGGACTCCTGCTGCTCCTGTGCCATCACTCCCAAGATGCTAGAAAACTTCTTTTCTGTGGACAGGAGGATTTCTCTCTATGAGTGCATGGCACAGTTCTATGCTCTCTGTCTTGCTGAAACTACAGACTGCTTTCTTCTGGCAgcaatggcctatgaccgctatgtggccatatgCAACCCACTGCAGTACCACAGCATGATGTCCAAGAAGCTCTGCCTTCAGATGACCACAGGAGCATACATAGCAGGACACATACATTCCATGATTCACATAGTGTTCCTGTTCAGGTTAACATTCTGCAGGTCCCACACAATCAAGCACTTCTTTTGTGATGTCATTCCACTATACAGACTCTCATGTGTTGACCCTTATATAAATGAACTGATGATACTCATCTTTTCTGGTTCAGTTCAAACCTTTTCCATTATTATAGTTCTGATATCATATTTCTGCATCCTTTATACTATATTCACTATGAAGTCCAGAGAGGGAAGAAGCAAAGCTTTATCTACCTGTGCATCCCACTTCCTGTCTGTGTCAATATTCTATGGGTCTCTTCTCTACACATATATTCGACCAAGTTCAATTAATGAAGGAGATGAAGACATACCTGTCGCTATTTTTTATACTCTTGTAATTCCTTTATTAAACCCCTTTATTTATAGTCTAAGAAATAAGGAAGTAAttaatgtgattaaaaaaaacatgaaaagggGATGA